A single window of Verrucomicrobiia bacterium DNA harbors:
- a CDS encoding toxin-antitoxin system HicB family antitoxin, with protein sequence MTRKQIKELSAKYPKFVEWSDEDKVFIGQCPALFLGGVHGTDEAAVYKDLCEAVEEHLEILHNRSEPLPEPPDGKKFNGKILLRIEPALHRRLAAKAQAEGESLNQYAIRALVKA encoded by the coding sequence ATGACTCGCAAACAGATCAAAGAACTGTCAGCAAAATATCCTAAATTTGTTGAGTGGAGCGACGAAGACAAAGTTTTCATTGGCCAATGCCCCGCGCTTTTTTTGGGCGGTGTGCATGGAACCGACGAAGCTGCGGTTTATAAAGACTTGTGCGAGGCGGTCGAGGAACATCTCGAGATATTGCACAATCGCAGCGAACCATTGCCCGAGCCGCCGGATGGAAAAAAATTCAATGGCAAAATCCTTTTGCGGATTGAACCGGCATTACATCGCCGGCTCGCGGCCAAAGCACAGGCAGAGGGGGAAAGTCTAAACCAATATGCCATACGCGCTCTGGTCAAAGCTTGA
- a CDS encoding type II toxin-antitoxin system HicA family toxin, translated as MPRKIRQLMGDLEKAGFQNCGGKGSHRNYKHPTGPYVLLSGNPGDDAHHYQEKNVKRAIALVKE; from the coding sequence ATGCCGCGCAAGATTCGACAACTAATGGGTGATTTGGAGAAGGCGGGTTTTCAAAACTGCGGCGGCAAAGGCAGCCATCGCAATTATAAACATCCCACAGGTCCATACGTTTTGTTGAGCGGCAACCCCGGCGACGACGCGCACCATTATCAGGAAAAAAATGTGAAGCGCGCTATCGCGCTTGTGAAAGAATAA
- a CDS encoding helix-turn-helix domain-containing protein gives MKTKTTVPKYSFKNLPVDYIGLIALLSPRPIRDAVDLANAEEMARALAGFDLSIDQADYLEALSVFIEQYERENVKWPRKRPTPLESLRHLMDERQMKAADLARLLGVHRTLGGMILRGERQLTVGHIKILAKHFGIAATYFM, from the coding sequence ATGAAAACCAAAACGACTGTCCCCAAATACAGTTTCAAGAATTTGCCTGTGGATTATATAGGACTGATCGCTCTTTTGTCGCCGCGTCCGATTCGCGACGCGGTAGATCTCGCCAATGCCGAGGAGATGGCCCGCGCCTTGGCTGGATTCGACTTGAGCATTGACCAGGCGGATTATCTTGAGGCGCTCTCTGTGTTCATTGAGCAGTATGAGCGGGAAAACGTCAAATGGCCCAGGAAGCGGCCTACTCCCTTGGAATCCTTGCGGCACCTGATGGATGAAAGGCAGATGAAGGCGGCGGATCTGGCCCGTTTGTTAGGCGTGCATCGTACCTTGGGAGGCATGATCCTGCGCGGCGAACGCCAATTAACCGTCGGGCATATTAAAATACTGGCAAAGCACTTTGGCATTGCAGCCACGTATTTTATGTAA
- a CDS encoding type II toxin-antitoxin system HigB family toxin, giving the protein MRLVSKTFIRKRAEEYPKAAKYLEQWIHTAEEAEWRSLVDVRRHYPTTDSVRVNSGRNVLVFNVCGNDYRFICAAHFNTQVIFALCFMTHAEYSKNSWKNEL; this is encoded by the coding sequence ATGCGGTTGGTAAGCAAAACATTCATCAGAAAGCGGGCAGAAGAATATCCCAAGGCGGCTAAATATCTCGAACAATGGATTCACACTGCTGAAGAGGCAGAGTGGCGGAGTTTGGTTGATGTGCGTCGGCACTATCCGACAACCGACTCGGTGAGAGTAAATAGCGGACGCAATGTTTTGGTTTTTAATGTGTGTGGCAATGATTACCGATTCATTTGCGCGGCACATTTCAATACGCAGGTAATATTCGCGCTCTGTTTTATGACCCATGCCGAATACAGCAAAAATAGTTGGAAAAATGAATTATGA
- a CDS encoding sulfatase-like hydrolase/transferase — MNRTSHLLAFCVSCLLVISPRWSQAASRPNVLFILIDDMGYADLSCYGETRIQTPHLDQLAREGIRFTQFYVNAPICSPSRTALITGQFPARWRMTSYLAERQLNTDRGMPQWLDPAAPTLARTLQTAGYTTGHFGKWHMGGQRDVGEAPLITEYGYDKTLTTFEGLGDRILPLLDAFDGKPAKKYSLGSDKLGRGKITWLDRSQVTTAFASNALAYIQQTEKTGQHFYVDLWPDDVHSPFFPPKDLRGDGSKKQLYLGVVKATDDQFAPIIDYIRTSPTLSTNTLIIVASDNGPEPGAGSPGIFRGFKGNLYEGGIREPFIAWGPGLLAPASRGTVNDTSVIASVDLLPSIAKITGAPLPANTDFDGEDLSDTILGKAHQTRTKPLLWVRPPDRPGNAKVPFPDLAIRDGDWKLLIMEDGSRPQLYNLANDPRETTNLAGKQTEILARLKTKLLDWRKTLPIARPWPWNPKQIPATDKTPS; from the coding sequence ATGAACCGGACATCTCACCTCCTCGCATTTTGTGTTTCCTGCCTGTTAGTAATTTCGCCGCGCTGGAGCCAGGCCGCGTCTCGTCCCAATGTTCTTTTCATTTTGATAGACGACATGGGTTACGCCGATCTTTCCTGCTACGGCGAAACGCGCATTCAAACTCCGCACCTCGATCAACTCGCCCGCGAAGGCATCCGCTTCACCCAATTTTACGTCAACGCCCCTATCTGTTCGCCATCGCGCACCGCCTTGATCACCGGGCAATTTCCCGCCCGCTGGCGCATGACTTCATATCTCGCCGAACGTCAGCTCAACACGGATCGCGGCATGCCTCAGTGGCTTGATCCCGCCGCTCCTACCCTCGCGCGCACGCTTCAAACTGCGGGTTACACCACCGGCCATTTCGGCAAATGGCATATGGGCGGCCAGCGCGACGTCGGCGAAGCTCCACTCATCACCGAGTACGGTTACGACAAGACGCTCACCACCTTTGAAGGCCTCGGCGACCGCATCCTCCCGCTGCTGGATGCCTTCGACGGCAAGCCCGCCAAAAAATATTCCCTCGGCTCCGACAAACTCGGCCGCGGCAAAATCACCTGGCTCGACCGTTCACAAGTCACCACGGCCTTCGCCAGCAACGCCCTCGCTTACATCCAGCAAACCGAAAAAACCGGCCAGCACTTCTACGTTGACCTTTGGCCAGATGACGTTCATTCGCCGTTCTTCCCGCCGAAAGATCTCCGTGGCGACGGTTCCAAGAAGCAACTTTACCTCGGAGTCGTTAAAGCGACTGACGACCAGTTTGCCCCGATCATTGATTACATCCGCACGAGTCCAACGCTCAGCACGAACACCCTCATCATCGTCGCCAGCGATAACGGCCCCGAACCCGGCGCGGGCTCACCCGGTATCTTCCGGGGTTTCAAAGGCAATCTCTACGAAGGCGGCATCCGCGAACCATTCATCGCTTGGGGTCCCGGCCTGTTGGCTCCGGCCTCGCGCGGCACGGTGAACGACACTTCCGTCATCGCAAGCGTGGACTTGCTTCCGAGCATCGCCAAAATCACCGGCGCACCTCTTCCCGCAAACACGGATTTCGACGGCGAAGATCTCAGCGACACCATCCTCGGCAAAGCGCATCAGACCCGCACCAAACCGCTGCTCTGGGTTCGTCCTCCCGACCGTCCCGGCAATGCCAAAGTGCCCTTCCCCGACCTCGCCATCCGCGACGGCGATTGGAAACTTTTGATCATGGAAGACGGCAGCCGCCCGCAACTCTACAACCTCGCCAATGATCCGCGCGAAACCACCAACCTCGCCGGCAAACAAACTGAAATTCTCGCGCGGCTGAAAACAAAACTTCTCGACTGGCGCAAGACCCTTCCGATCGCTCGCCCCTGGCCGTGGAACCCCAAACAAATTCCCGCCACCGACAAAACGCCGTCATAA
- a CDS encoding ectonucleotide pyrophosphatase/phosphodiesterase has protein sequence MRERFCRVLVGFFIVVSAVVAGADEPHLASPRERILILISLDGFRWDYLQKFKNETPNLNTLAAEGVHAQRLISAFPSLTFPNHYTIVTGLWPEHHGIVNNRIYDPNFKAEFNISNNPGPGDGRWWQGEPIWVTAIKQGRVADCLFWPGSEAEIEGVRPTIWKPYDGHVSPDACVDMGLSWLAQTNQRPNFMTLYFHEVDSESHHHGVESPQVEKAVAQVDEAIGRLTNGLHQLQLDNIANIIIVSDHGMTDLSTNRIIVLSNYVNLDTVRVDATGAIAGLRPLDGNVDALYNQFAGKENHFKVYRRENMPERYHYTDNPRIPPVVLVADEGWYINRRPLDPTRNFESATHGFDPELESMGATFIAWGPAFRHGVTLPPRPNVDIYNLLCATLGLTPAHNDGDDTLVKEVLAK, from the coding sequence ATGAGAGAGCGTTTTTGCCGTGTGCTGGTTGGTTTTTTTATCGTGGTTTCGGCGGTTGTTGCTGGCGCTGATGAACCGCACCTGGCGTCGCCGCGCGAGCGGATTTTGATTTTGATTTCGCTGGATGGGTTTCGTTGGGATTATTTGCAGAAATTTAAAAACGAAACTCCCAACTTGAACACGCTGGCGGCGGAAGGCGTCCATGCGCAGCGATTGATTTCCGCATTTCCATCGCTCACGTTTCCGAATCACTACACCATCGTCACTGGTTTGTGGCCGGAACATCACGGCATCGTCAATAACCGGATTTACGATCCGAATTTTAAGGCGGAATTTAATATCTCGAATAATCCCGGGCCCGGCGATGGCCGCTGGTGGCAGGGCGAACCGATCTGGGTGACGGCGATCAAGCAGGGGCGCGTGGCGGACTGTTTATTTTGGCCGGGGTCCGAAGCGGAAATCGAAGGTGTGCGACCGACGATTTGGAAACCTTACGATGGACACGTTTCTCCCGATGCGTGCGTGGATATGGGGCTGAGCTGGCTGGCGCAAACGAATCAGCGGCCAAATTTTATGACGCTTTATTTTCACGAGGTGGATTCTGAGTCGCATCATCATGGCGTGGAATCGCCGCAGGTCGAAAAGGCGGTGGCGCAAGTGGACGAGGCGATTGGGCGGCTGACGAATGGTTTGCATCAGCTTCAACTGGACAACATCGCCAACATCATCATTGTCTCCGATCACGGCATGACGGATTTGAGCACGAACCGCATTATCGTCCTGAGCAATTATGTGAATTTGGATACTGTGCGCGTGGATGCGACGGGAGCCATCGCCGGTTTGCGTCCGCTCGATGGAAATGTGGATGCGCTTTACAACCAATTTGCCGGGAAGGAAAACCACTTCAAAGTTTATCGCCGCGAGAACATGCCGGAGCGTTATCATTATACCGATAACCCGCGCATTCCGCCGGTCGTGCTGGTGGCGGACGAAGGCTGGTATATCAATCGCCGGCCGCTGGATCCGACGCGGAATTTTGAGAGCGCGACTCACGGCTTCGATCCCGAATTGGAATCCATGGGCGCGACGTTCATCGCCTGGGGACCGGCGTTTCGGCATGGTGTGACGCTTCCACCAAGGCCGAACGTGGACATTTATAATCTGCTTTGCGCCACGCTCGGACTTACGCCCGCGCATAACGATGGCGACGACACGTTGGTGAAAGAGGTTTTGGCGAAGTGA
- a CDS encoding von Willebrand factor type A domain-containing protein has translation MNPELPPEQLAEFEARLTAYLLGELPAHKAAALRQELEENAELAKLYDRLKPTIKLVEAASRAAQAEAAPAAPLKLSADRREKLLAQFKTIVPKEFAEPSAPQKINWMLLAACAVIFIALSGLFLPALAKSKSKAMRINTLSNLRELDMAKEMWAGDNKKGAEDAPTFKDLKPYLPGGKLPPVAGERYLIGKVGESASAEVDRREAKKLLGVNLPSSADASGSVRIYANGATVPVGEMQLVQTKTPQEMDSLQPQSRGLKSEGTFNTGSARSTTPLTPPQAGSPFAIFVQPADKSATAGKSEIVLPASEPAPMAAPALVENEKTAFGLPTAPAAPTGGVVAANGNLNAITPPVQLADTVSGSQDKVQVGVGGSIQGFGGGGGGDNSNEYNLGIVGYVNLPASNAHTANNVQQYAKLAGNNPGVLGAGGGGGGIADIGAFKNDQTVASQIERTPSFQSDKIDNDLQAFRQRKMANDARAYELKNSDRLKNVDKAWTKDTSSNLSTLNSATLSDNVTFSYDPATRDEVPMSGASTPNWINKAMQSQSAVAQSDSDASNLMLAYQEKQEELKSLTTTRDLTKLKVLQENVETKMPNTTMVEIVERAETNSTSNRSLSEKVTGFFTGTVERRARIKSDHDVSDISGISGNATAQTYDPHFVQSEVETIQSKAVLDKVIEKLDLKKVWADKGGAPLTESEARARLKKSLDVRPEKNSSLVDIGVKSDNPVEAANIANALAVAVRDFKTEQRSNADFGKVKQIEVQLAEQDLKVARTMQELAVLKKQLDNQQKDLPLAKSAVQLPIPMPEILTRENAFSTFSLNVADVSFKLAEASLDKGVMPDAASIRSEEFINAFDYRDPDPAPGAPLGFAWERAHDPFAHNRDLLRFSVKTAAAGRPPGRALNIVLLLDNSGSMERADRVQIIHEALRVLATQLQPQDKLSIVTFARTPRLWVDGVPGDQAGAVFEKVSGLTPQGGTNLEDAMRLAYETARRHYLADGVNRVVLLTDGAANLGNVDATTLRQKVEANRKQGIALDCFGIGWEGYNDDLLEALSRNGDGRYGFLNTPAEAASDFAGQLAGALNIAAADVKVQVEFNPKRVKAYRQIGYAKHQLTKQQFRDNSVDAAEIGAAESGNALYVVETDASGEGAIATVHVRFRVPGTSEYREHAWEVPYNGSGVALDQASPAMRLAASAGEFAEWLANSPYAAEVTPDQLLRYLAGVPQTYGADARPAKLEEMIREAKSISGK, from the coding sequence CATATTTATTGCTCTGTCGGGATTGTTTTTGCCCGCGCTCGCAAAGTCGAAATCGAAAGCGATGCGGATTAACACGCTTTCCAATCTGCGGGAATTGGATATGGCGAAGGAAATGTGGGCGGGTGACAACAAAAAAGGCGCCGAGGATGCACCTACATTCAAAGATTTGAAACCGTATCTTCCCGGGGGAAAACTTCCACCGGTCGCGGGTGAAAGATATTTGATCGGCAAGGTCGGCGAATCGGCTTCCGCGGAAGTGGATCGCCGTGAGGCAAAGAAATTGCTTGGCGTGAATCTGCCATCCAGCGCGGATGCCAGTGGAAGTGTTCGGATTTATGCGAATGGGGCGACAGTGCCAGTGGGAGAAATGCAGTTGGTTCAAACGAAGACACCACAGGAAATGGATAGCCTGCAACCGCAATCGCGTGGATTGAAATCAGAGGGGACGTTTAATACCGGGTCTGCCAGATCTACTACACCTTTGACTCCTCCACAAGCAGGCTCACCTTTTGCAATTTTTGTGCAACCGGCTGACAAATCAGCCACCGCCGGAAAATCCGAGATTGTTTTGCCAGCATCTGAGCCCGCGCCGATGGCCGCGCCGGCTTTGGTCGAAAACGAAAAAACTGCTTTTGGATTGCCGACCGCACCTGCCGCGCCGACGGGAGGCGTGGTTGCCGCTAACGGAAATTTGAATGCTATCACTCCGCCGGTTCAGTTGGCGGATACGGTTTCAGGAAGCCAGGACAAGGTCCAAGTCGGGGTGGGCGGTTCTATTCAAGGCTTTGGCGGCGGAGGCGGAGGCGATAACAGTAATGAATACAATTTAGGAATCGTTGGGTATGTCAACTTGCCAGCCTCAAATGCTCATACCGCCAATAATGTTCAGCAGTACGCTAAACTCGCCGGTAATAATCCTGGTGTTTTAGGGGCTGGTGGCGGTGGCGGTGGAATTGCCGACATCGGCGCTTTCAAGAACGACCAGACTGTTGCTAGTCAGATTGAACGCACACCTTCATTTCAAAGCGATAAAATAGATAATGACCTGCAAGCCTTTCGACAGCGGAAAATGGCCAATGACGCGCGCGCTTATGAATTGAAAAATTCCGACAGATTAAAAAACGTCGATAAGGCATGGACAAAGGACACTAGTTCCAATTTATCAACTCTAAATTCGGCCACACTTTCGGATAACGTCACTTTCAGTTACGATCCCGCAACTCGCGATGAGGTTCCCATGAGTGGCGCTTCGACCCCCAACTGGATAAACAAGGCGATGCAATCGCAATCGGCGGTTGCGCAGTCTGATTCCGACGCGTCCAACCTAATGCTGGCGTACCAGGAAAAACAGGAAGAGCTAAAATCATTAACCACGACTCGCGATCTGACGAAACTGAAAGTTTTGCAGGAAAACGTCGAAACAAAGATGCCCAATACCACAATGGTCGAAATCGTCGAGCGGGCGGAGACCAATTCAACATCCAATCGAAGTCTGTCTGAAAAAGTCACTGGATTTTTCACTGGCACAGTTGAAAGGCGCGCGCGGATTAAATCTGACCATGATGTTTCGGATATCAGTGGAATTTCAGGAAATGCAACTGCGCAGACGTACGATCCTCATTTTGTGCAAAGCGAGGTTGAGACTATTCAATCGAAAGCTGTGCTTGATAAGGTCATTGAAAAGCTGGATTTGAAAAAAGTATGGGCCGATAAGGGAGGCGCGCCGTTGACTGAATCCGAGGCGCGCGCTCGGTTGAAAAAGAGCCTGGATGTCCGCCCGGAAAAAAACTCCAGTTTAGTGGATATTGGCGTTAAGAGTGACAACCCCGTTGAGGCAGCCAACATTGCAAATGCACTTGCCGTTGCGGTAAGGGATTTTAAGACCGAACAACGCAGCAACGCTGATTTTGGAAAGGTCAAGCAAATCGAAGTTCAACTGGCTGAACAGGACTTAAAGGTGGCGCGCACTATGCAAGAGTTGGCTGTGTTGAAAAAACAATTGGACAATCAACAGAAAGATCTGCCGCTCGCCAAATCCGCAGTGCAGCTTCCTATTCCTATGCCGGAAATTCTCACGCGCGAAAATGCTTTTTCAACTTTCTCGCTCAACGTGGCGGATGTCTCGTTCAAACTTGCCGAAGCGAGTTTGGATAAGGGCGTGATGCCGGATGCGGCATCCATCCGCAGCGAGGAATTTATTAATGCGTTCGATTATCGCGATCCCGATCCTGCGCCGGGTGCGCCACTGGGTTTTGCCTGGGAGCGTGCGCATGATCCGTTCGCACACAATCGCGATTTGCTCCGCTTCTCGGTGAAGACGGCGGCTGCGGGGCGTCCGCCGGGGCGGGCGTTGAATATTGTTTTGCTGCTGGATAATTCCGGTTCGATGGAGCGCGCGGATCGCGTGCAGATCATTCACGAAGCCTTGCGCGTGCTGGCGACGCAGCTTCAACCGCAGGACAAATTGAGCATCGTGACTTTTGCGCGCACGCCGCGGCTTTGGGTGGATGGCGTGCCGGGCGATCAGGCGGGCGCGGTGTTCGAGAAAGTCAGCGGCCTCACTCCGCAAGGCGGCACGAATCTCGAGGACGCGATGAGACTCGCTTACGAAACGGCGCGCCGTCATTACCTCGCGGACGGTGTCAATCGCGTGGTGCTGCTCACCGATGGCGCGGCGAATCTTGGCAATGTGGACGCGACTACGCTTCGCCAAAAAGTCGAAGCGAATCGCAAGCAAGGCATCGCGCTCGATTGTTTTGGCATTGGCTGGGAAGGTTACAATGACGATTTGCTCGAAGCGCTTTCGCGCAATGGCGACGGGCGTTACGGTTTTCTCAACACGCCCGCCGAAGCGGCGAGTGATTTTGCCGGACAGCTTGCGGGTGCGCTGAACATCGCCGCCGCCGATGTGAAAGTGCAAGTTGAGTTTAATCCCAAACGCGTGAAGGCGTATCGCCAGATCGGTTACGCCAAGCATCAACTTACCAAGCAACAGTTCCGCGATAACTCCGTGGATGCGGCGGAAATCGGCGCGGCGGAATCGGGCAACGCGCTTTACGTCGTGGAAACCGATGCGAGCGGCGAAGGCGCCATCGCCACCGTGCACGTGCGTTTCCGCGTGCCGGGGACTTCCGAATATCGCGAGCACGCGTGGGAAGTTCCTTACAACGGCAGCGGCGTGGCGCTCGACCAGGCGAGTCCCGCGATGCGACTTGCGGCCAGCGCCGGGGAATTCGCCGAATGGCTTGCGAACAGTCCTTACGCGGCTGAAGTGACGCCCGATCAATTACTCCGTTATCTCGCGGGCGTGCCGCAGACTTATGGCGCCGATGCGCGCCCGGCAAAATTGGAAGAGATGATCCGCGAGGCGAAGTCCATTTCGGGAAAATAA